A single Methanolobus sp. ZRKC5 DNA region contains:
- the secY gene encoding preprotein translocase subunit SecY, with protein sequence MSLKDNLEPIFNKLPAVASPEGHVHFKNKLMWTLGILVLYFALANVPLFGLSADSIDLFESYRAFFAGASGSLMLLGIGPIVTASIVLQLLVGADVIKLDMSDPSDQAFFQGAQKFMVFVMIVLEALPQIVGGYIQPDAALAATLGVGTGVITFIIFIQICIGGTLVLFMDEVVSKWGIGSGVGLFIVAGVSQQIVTGLFNWTSDSSGLPTGFFFKWIYIVQNVEADFLFSGDGIMFMLVSGGILALLSTIAIFMLVVYVESTRIEIPLAHSAVRGARGKFPVKLIYASVLPMILVRALQANIQMIGLLLSGRGITLLGEYSGSTPINGIMYYLAPINSPYDWIPSLVRESFTSYGAPVPAIWQIGLHVFVDAFFLIVGGIIFALFWIETTGMGAKPTAKKIFNSGMQIPGFRRNVGSIEKVMLRYIPKVTIIGGAFIGALTLVASLLGTLGGAGGTGLLLTVSIVYRLYEDIASEQMMEMHPMVRSFFGQE encoded by the coding sequence ATGAGTCTTAAGGATAATTTGGAACCAATTTTTAATAAATTGCCTGCGGTTGCAAGTCCGGAGGGGCATGTTCATTTCAAGAACAAACTTATGTGGACTCTTGGAATTCTTGTTCTCTATTTTGCGCTTGCCAACGTACCGCTATTTGGATTGTCAGCGGATTCGATAGATCTTTTCGAATCCTATAGAGCATTTTTTGCCGGAGCTTCGGGTTCTCTGATGCTGCTGGGTATCGGTCCTATCGTCACCGCATCCATTGTCCTTCAGCTATTGGTTGGTGCTGATGTCATAAAGCTCGACATGTCCGATCCGTCAGACCAGGCGTTCTTCCAGGGCGCACAGAAGTTCATGGTCTTTGTAATGATAGTACTTGAGGCTTTGCCACAGATCGTTGGTGGCTACATTCAGCCGGATGCAGCACTTGCAGCGACTTTAGGGGTAGGTACAGGAGTAATTACATTTATCATCTTTATACAGATATGCATAGGCGGTACACTGGTACTCTTCATGGACGAGGTCGTTTCCAAATGGGGTATTGGCTCAGGTGTCGGTCTTTTCATTGTGGCGGGAGTTTCCCAGCAGATTGTGACCGGATTGTTTAACTGGACATCTGATTCAAGCGGTTTACCTACCGGATTCTTCTTTAAGTGGATATACATCGTGCAGAATGTGGAAGCAGATTTCTTATTCTCAGGCGATGGTATAATGTTCATGCTGGTAAGTGGTGGTATACTTGCATTGCTAAGTACTATAGCTATCTTCATGCTTGTCGTCTATGTAGAAAGTACACGTATTGAGATACCTCTGGCACACAGTGCTGTGAGGGGTGCAAGGGGCAAGTTCCCTGTTAAACTCATATATGCTTCAGTTCTGCCAATGATTCTTGTAAGGGCATTGCAGGCTAATATTCAGATGATTGGTCTTCTGTTGAGTGGAAGGGGAATAACCCTCCTTGGAGAATACAGTGGTTCAACACCTATCAATGGTATTATGTATTATCTGGCTCCGATCAACAGTCCGTATGACTGGATACCTTCCCTTGTCAGGGAATCATTCACAAGCTATGGTGCTCCAGTGCCTGCCATTTGGCAGATTGGATTGCATGTGTTTGTTGATGCTTTCTTCCTGATCGTAGGTGGTATCATCTTTGCTTTGTTCTGGATAGAGACTACAGGTATGGGTGCAAAACCTACAGCGAAAAAGATCTTTAATTCAGGTATGCAGATCCCAGGTTTCAGAAGGAATGTTGGAAGTATCGAAAAAGTAATGCTAAGATACATCCCGAAAGTAACTATTATTGGCGGTGCTTTCATAGGTGCTCTTACGCTTGTTGCAAGTCTGCTTGGTACTCTTGGAGGTGCAGGTGGTACTGGTCTTCTGCTTACGGTAAGTATTGTATACCGTCTGTATGAGGATATAGCATCAGAGCAGATGATGGAGATGCATCCAATGGTAAGGTCCTTCTTTGGACAGGAATGA
- a CDS encoding adenylate kinase, translated as MNIALFGPPGAGKGTQAKELSKHYTIPHISTGDILRANVRDGTELGIKAKEYMDKGELVPDEVLIGLIRNRLTEPDCETGYLLDGYPRTIPQADALTGILNEINKPLDSVINMGVGDEELVKRLSGRRSCTCGESYHVMFNPPKQEGICNACGSELYQRDDDKEEVIRQRLAVYNDKTKPLIEYYDNAGLLVNVDGAGLVDSVLADICKIMDQYK; from the coding sequence ATGAATATTGCATTATTTGGCCCACCGGGTGCTGGCAAAGGCACCCAGGCAAAAGAATTGTCAAAACATTACACTATTCCCCATATATCCACAGGGGACATCCTCCGGGCAAATGTCCGGGATGGAACTGAGCTTGGGATCAAAGCAAAAGAATATATGGACAAAGGTGAACTTGTCCCTGATGAAGTCCTAATAGGACTCATCAGAAATAGGTTAACAGAACCTGACTGTGAAACTGGTTACCTTCTTGACGGTTATCCACGAACCATCCCACAGGCAGATGCGCTTACAGGAATTCTCAATGAAATTAACAAACCTCTTGATTCTGTTATCAATATGGGGGTAGGCGATGAAGAGCTCGTAAAAAGACTGAGTGGACGTCGCAGTTGCACGTGTGGCGAAAGCTACCATGTAATGTTCAATCCTCCAAAACAGGAAGGCATTTGCAATGCATGTGGTAGTGAACTCTATCAAAGAGATGACGACAAGGAAGAGGTCATACGTCAGAGGCTTGCTGTTTATAATGATAAAACTAAACCTTTGATCGAGTATTATGATAATGCCGGGCTTCTTGTTAATGTGGATGGCGCAGGATTAGTTGATTCTGTTCTTGCTGACATCTGTAAGATTATGGACCAATACAAATAA
- a CDS encoding DUF106 domain-containing protein, with product MVTETFKKQLNKFLLAFGISLMLGIMILGQDFRDSLGRSVGIVMDPVVTLLGASNFHIVLFIMASITALYASLIQKYTIDWDLMRNTQEKMKVFQKEFREAQLSNNTALMKKMEEERSKMMQDQMEMSKQQFKPMAYISIISLPLFMWAYYYISSHDAASFVFPFWGQQILTDTIVGPFQYWIFWYFIASLAVSQLIRKALDVGGV from the coding sequence TTGGTTACAGAAACATTCAAGAAACAGCTGAATAAATTTTTGCTGGCATTTGGTATTTCCCTGATGCTGGGTATTATGATACTTGGACAGGATTTCAGAGATTCTCTTGGAAGATCTGTAGGTATTGTCATGGATCCGGTAGTGACACTTCTGGGGGCAAGTAATTTCCATATTGTCTTGTTCATTATGGCATCTATTACTGCGCTTTACGCATCACTCATTCAGAAATATACAATTGACTGGGATTTGATGCGCAATACTCAGGAAAAGATGAAGGTATTCCAGAAAGAGTTCAGGGAAGCCCAGCTTTCCAACAACACTGCTCTTATGAAGAAGATGGAAGAAGAGCGCTCAAAGATGATGCAGGATCAGATGGAGATGTCAAAGCAACAATTTAAGCCAATGGCATACATAAGTATAATCTCTCTGCCATTGTTCATGTGGGCTTATTATTACATAAGTAGTCATGATGCCGCTTCTTTTGTATTTCCTTTCTGGGGACAACAAATACTGACTGATACGATAGTGGGTCCTTTCCAGTACTGGATATTCTGGTATTTCATTGCCTCGCTGGCTGTAAGTCAGTTGATCAGAAAGGCTCTGGATGTTGGTGGAGTATAA
- the cmk gene encoding (d)CMP kinase yields the protein MLLTISGLPGSGTTTVSRLLSEKHGLEMISAGEVFRSLAKEYDMTLAEFGELAESDDSIDLKIDERQKEIANTRDNIILEGRLAGHMAEKALKVWIKASVDVRVGRIVARESGSFEYKLSETIEREASESVRYKTIYDIDINDLSVYDIVIDSEKWDQFQITDIISCAIDNNSYF from the coding sequence GTGTTACTGACTATTAGCGGCCTTCCGGGAAGTGGTACTACCACTGTATCCCGGTTACTTTCTGAAAAACATGGTCTTGAGATGATCTCTGCAGGAGAGGTTTTCCGTTCTCTCGCAAAAGAGTATGATATGACTCTGGCAGAGTTTGGTGAACTGGCTGAATCCGATGATAGTATTGATCTCAAGATAGATGAACGTCAGAAGGAAATCGCTAATACTCGTGATAATATTATTCTTGAAGGAAGGCTTGCAGGTCACATGGCTGAAAAGGCCCTGAAGGTCTGGATAAAGGCTTCAGTTGATGTTCGTGTAGGGAGGATTGTCGCAAGGGAAAGTGGTTCTTTTGAATACAAGCTCAGCGAAACAATTGAACGTGAGGCCTCAGAGTCTGTCCGGTATAAAACAATCTATGATATTGATATTAACGATCTTTCGGTTTATGATATTGTGATTGATTCTGAGAAGTGGGATCAATTTCAGATAACCGATATTATTTCTTGTGCGATCGACAACAATTCTTATTTCTGA